In a genomic window of Streptococcus oralis subsp. tigurinus:
- the sdbB gene encoding thiol-disulfide oxidoreductase-associated lipoprotein SdbB: MKKVIFAGLSLMSLFLLIACGEKETKQTSSPKQPAVQQIAVGKDAPDFTLQSMDGKEVKLSDYKGKKVYLKFWASWCGPCKKSMPELMELAAKQDRDFEILSVIAPGLQGEKTVQDFPKWFQEQGYKDIPVLYDTQATAFQAYQIRSIPTEYLIDSQGKIGKIQFGAISNADAEAAFKEMK; encoded by the coding sequence ATGAAAAAAGTTATTTTTGCTGGATTGAGCCTCATGTCTCTATTCTTGTTGATTGCCTGTGGTGAAAAAGAAACCAAACAGACAAGCAGTCCAAAACAACCTGCTGTACAACAAATCGCAGTGGGTAAGGATGCGCCAGACTTTACCTTGCAGTCTATGGATGGCAAAGAAGTGAAGTTATCAGACTATAAAGGGAAAAAGGTCTATTTGAAATTCTGGGCATCTTGGTGTGGACCATGTAAAAAAAGCATGCCTGAGCTGATGGAATTAGCTGCCAAACAAGATCGAGACTTTGAAATCTTGAGTGTCATTGCACCAGGTCTACAAGGTGAAAAAACAGTTCAAGACTTTCCAAAATGGTTTCAAGAACAAGGCTACAAGGATATACCAGTTTTGTATGATACCCAAGCAACCGCCTTTCAAGCCTACCAAATTCGTAGTATTCCAACGGAATACTTGATTGACAGTCAAGGTAAAATCGGGAAAATTCAGTTCGGTGCTATTAGCAATGCAGATGCGGAAGCAGCATTTAAAGAAATGAAATAA
- the spxR gene encoding CBS-HotDog domain-containing transcription factor SpxR produces MSKHQEILSYLEELPIGKRVSVRSISNHLGVSDGTAYRAIKEAENRGIVETRPRSGTIRVKPKKVAIERLTYAEIAEVTSSEVLAGQEGLEREFSKFSIGAMTEQNIRSYLHDGGLVIVGDRTRIQLLALENENAVLVTGGFYVQDDVLELANKKGIPVLRSKHDTFTVATMINKALSNVQIKTDILTVEKLYRPSHEYGFLRETDTVKDYLDLVRKNRSSRFPVINQHQVVVGVVTMRDAGDKSPSTTIDKVMTRSIFVTGLATNIANVSQRMIAEDFEMVPVVRSNQTLLGVVTRRDVMEKMSRSQVSALPTFSEQIGQKLSYHHDEVVITVEPFMLEKNGVLANGVLAEILNHMTQDLVVNSGRNLIIEQMLIYFLQAVQIDDTLRIQARIIHHTRRSAIIDYDIYHGHQIVSKANVTVKIN; encoded by the coding sequence TATCTGGAAGAGTTGCCAATTGGGAAAAGAGTTAGTGTTCGCAGTATCTCTAATCATCTAGGTGTTAGTGACGGAACCGCCTACCGAGCTATCAAAGAAGCTGAAAATCGTGGCATCGTTGAAACTCGACCACGTAGTGGAACCATACGAGTTAAGCCAAAAAAAGTGGCTATTGAACGGCTAACCTATGCTGAAATTGCTGAAGTCACCTCCTCTGAAGTTTTAGCCGGCCAGGAAGGGTTGGAGAGAGAATTTAGCAAATTTTCCATTGGGGCCATGACAGAGCAGAATATCCGATCCTATCTCCATGATGGTGGTCTTGTAATCGTAGGTGACCGTACTCGTATTCAACTTCTAGCCTTGGAAAATGAAAATGCGGTCCTCGTGACAGGTGGTTTCTATGTTCAGGACGATGTTCTTGAGTTGGCCAATAAAAAAGGGATTCCAGTTCTAAGAAGTAAGCATGACACTTTTACAGTAGCAACCATGATTAACAAAGCTCTCTCAAATGTTCAAATCAAAACCGATATTCTGACAGTCGAGAAGCTCTATCGTCCCAGTCATGAGTATGGTTTTTTGAGAGAAACGGATACAGTAAAAGACTATCTAGACTTGGTCCGTAAGAACAGAAGTAGTCGTTTCCCAGTCATTAACCAACACCAAGTGGTTGTTGGGGTTGTTACTATGCGTGACGCAGGAGATAAATCCCCCAGCACAACGATTGACAAGGTGATGACACGTAGTATCTTTGTAACAGGCTTAGCGACCAATATTGCCAATGTTAGTCAACGGATGATCGCAGAAGACTTTGAGATGGTTCCCGTTGTCCGAAGTAACCAAACCTTGCTCGGTGTCGTAACACGACGAGATGTCATGGAAAAGATGAGCCGTTCCCAAGTTTCAGCTTTGCCGACTTTCTCCGAGCAAATCGGACAAAAACTCTCTTATCATCATGATGAAGTCGTCATTACTGTTGAGCCTTTCATGTTGGAGAAAAATGGGGTCCTTGCTAATGGAGTCTTGGCTGAAATCCTCAACCATATGACCCAAGACCTCGTTGTCAATAGCGGGCGCAATCTTATCATAGAGCAGATGTTGATTTATTTCTTGCAGGCTGTTCAGATTGATGATACTCTGCGAATTCAGGCTCGGATTATTCACCACACGAGACGCTCAGCTATTATTGATTATGATATTTATCATGGGCATCAGATTGTTTCAAAAGCAAATGTTACGGTTAAAATTAATTAG
- a CDS encoding methionyl aminopeptidase: protein MITLKSAREIEAMDKAGDFLASIHIGLRDLIKPGVDMWEVEEYVRRRCKEENFLPLQIGVDGAVMDYPYATCCSLNDEVAHAFPRHYILKDGDLLKVDMVLGGPIAKSDLNVSKLNFNNVEQMKKYTQSYTGGLADSCWAYAVGTPSEEVKNLMDVTKKAMYVGIEQAVVGNRIGDIGAAIQEYAESRGYGVVRDLVGHGVGPTMHEEPMVPNYGVAGRGLRLREGMVLTIEPMINTGDWEIDTDMKTGWAHKTIDGGLSCQYEHQFVITKDGPVILTSQGEEGTY from the coding sequence ATGATAACTTTAAAATCAGCACGTGAAATCGAAGCCATGGACAAGGCTGGTGATTTCCTAGCAAGTATCCATATTGGCTTACGTGATTTGATTAAGCCAGGCGTGGATATGTGGGAAGTTGAAGAGTACGTTCGTCGACGTTGTAAAGAGGAGAATTTCCTTCCTTTACAGATTGGCGTTGATGGTGCAGTTATGGATTATCCCTATGCCACTTGTTGCTCTCTTAATGACGAAGTAGCTCACGCTTTCCCACGTCATTACATCTTGAAAGATGGCGATTTGCTCAAGGTTGACATGGTATTGGGCGGTCCAATTGCCAAATCAGACCTCAATGTGTCTAAACTCAACTTTAATAATGTTGAGCAAATGAAAAAATACACCCAAAGTTATACTGGCGGTTTAGCTGACTCATGTTGGGCTTATGCGGTCGGTACACCGTCTGAAGAAGTGAAGAACTTGATGGACGTGACCAAGAAAGCTATGTATGTAGGGATTGAGCAAGCAGTCGTTGGAAACCGTATCGGCGATATCGGTGCGGCCATTCAAGAATATGCTGAAAGTCGTGGTTATGGTGTAGTGCGTGATTTGGTTGGTCACGGAGTTGGTCCAACTATGCACGAGGAGCCAATGGTCCCTAACTATGGTGTCGCTGGTCGTGGTCTCCGTCTCCGTGAAGGAATGGTCCTGACCATTGAACCCATGATCAATACTGGGGATTGGGAAATTGATACAGATATGAAAACTGGCTGGGCTCATAAAACCATCGATGGCGGCCTGTCTTGCCAATATGAACATCAGTTCGTGATTACCAAAGACGGCCCTGTTATCTTGACTAGTCAAGGTGAAGAAGGAACGTATTAA
- the pbp3 gene encoding D-alanyl-D-alanine carboxypeptidase PBP3: MKKIILSFITLFVFGTVSTVSAQEFDVAAKHAIAVEATTGKILYEKDANQPVEIASITKLVTVYLVYEALEQGTISLSTPVDISDYPYKLTTNSEASNVPMEARNYTVEQLLEATMVSSANSAAIALAEKIAGSEKDFVDKMRAKLLEWGIQDATIVNTTGLNNETLGDNIYPGSKKDDENKLSAYDVAIVARNLIRDYPQVLEITKKPTSTFAGLEIHSTNYMLEGMPAYRGGVDGLKTGTTDKAGASFVGTTVEKGMRIITVVLNADQQDSNPYARFTATSSLLDYISANFALKTVVQKGETYKDSKVTVLDGKEDKVAAIAKSDISIVQRVGSETTSALQFTPKSRSETAPLEEGKVVGSLTYDDQDLIGQGYLTSEKPSFEMVAEKKVEKAFFLKVWWNQFIRFINEKL; encoded by the coding sequence ATGTTGCTGCTAAACATGCCATTGCTGTCGAGGCCACAACTGGAAAAATCCTCTACGAGAAAGATGCAAATCAGCCTGTAGAAATTGCTTCTATTACCAAACTTGTTACAGTCTATTTGGTCTATGAAGCTCTGGAACAAGGAACTATCAGCCTATCTACACCTGTCGATATTTCGGACTATCCTTACAAACTTACAACCAATTCTGAGGCGAGTAACGTCCCTATGGAAGCTCGAAATTATACTGTTGAACAACTATTAGAGGCTACAATGGTATCCAGTGCAAACAGCGCTGCGATTGCACTAGCAGAAAAGATTGCTGGTTCTGAGAAAGACTTTGTAGACAAGATGAGAGCTAAACTTCTTGAATGGGGAATTCAAGATGCAACTATTGTAAACACAACTGGTTTAAATAATGAGACCCTTGGCGATAATATCTATCCTGGTTCTAAAAAAGACGATGAAAACAAGTTGAGTGCCTACGACGTTGCAATAGTCGCTCGTAATCTCATCCGAGATTATCCTCAAGTTTTGGAAATCACCAAAAAACCAACTTCTACTTTTGCTGGACTTGAAATCCACTCAACCAACTATATGTTGGAAGGAATGCCAGCCTATCGTGGTGGTGTCGACGGTTTGAAAACAGGTACTACCGACAAAGCTGGTGCTTCTTTCGTTGGAACAACCGTTGAAAAAGGGATGCGTATTATTACGGTTGTTTTAAATGCGGACCAACAAGATAGCAACCCTTATGCACGTTTTACTGCAACTTCTTCACTTTTAGATTATATTTCTGCAAACTTTGCCTTAAAAACTGTCGTTCAGAAAGGCGAAACCTATAAAGATAGCAAAGTGACAGTCCTTGATGGGAAAGAAGATAAGGTAGCTGCAATTGCTAAGTCAGATATTTCAATCGTCCAACGAGTTGGAAGTGAAACAACATCAGCTCTTCAATTCACACCAAAATCAAGATCAGAAACTGCTCCTTTGGAAGAAGGAAAGGTTGTCGGTAGCCTAACCTATGATGACCAGGACTTGATTGGTCAAGGCTACCTCACTTCTGAAAAACCTTCTTTTGAAATGGTCGCTGAAAAGAAAGTAGAAAAAGCCTTCTTTTTGAAGGTTTGGTGGAATCAATTTATCCGCTTTATCAATGAAAAACTATAA
- the ccdA2 gene encoding thiol-disulfide oxidoreductase-associated membrane protein CcdA2 has translation MESIIFLVSVFLAGILSFFSPCIFPLLPVYAGILLDDQGNSKSFRFFGRDVAWSGLIRTLCFIAGISLIFFILGFGAGFLGHMLYADWFRYAMGTVIILLGLHQMEILHFNKLEVQKTVTFKQSKSNHYLSAFLLGITFSFGWTPCIGPVLSSVLALAASGGNGAWQGAVLTLVYTLGMALPFLVLALASGWIMPYFSKLKPHMILLKKIGGALIILMGLLLMLGQLNALSGILG, from the coding sequence TTGGAGTCGATTATATTTCTAGTATCCGTTTTTTTAGCAGGTATTCTGTCCTTCTTTTCACCCTGCATCTTTCCTTTGCTACCTGTCTATGCTGGTATTTTACTGGATGATCAAGGAAATTCGAAAAGTTTCCGCTTTTTTGGAAGAGACGTTGCCTGGTCAGGCTTAATTCGGACCTTGTGCTTTATTGCAGGAATCTCCCTCATTTTCTTTATTCTAGGATTTGGAGCCGGATTCCTAGGGCACATGCTCTATGCAGACTGGTTTCGTTATGCTATGGGGACAGTCATTATTCTTTTAGGGCTTCACCAGATGGAAATCTTGCATTTCAATAAACTGGAAGTTCAAAAGACAGTCACCTTCAAACAATCAAAGTCAAATCACTATCTATCAGCCTTTTTACTTGGGATAACCTTTAGTTTTGGATGGACTCCTTGTATCGGACCAGTTTTAAGTTCGGTCTTAGCTCTAGCGGCTTCAGGAGGGAATGGTGCTTGGCAAGGAGCCGTGTTAACATTAGTATACACATTGGGGATGGCTCTTCCTTTCCTTGTTTTGGCCTTAGCTTCGGGCTGGATCATGCCCTATTTTAGTAAATTAAAACCCCATATGATTCTACTAAAGAAAATCGGGGGAGCCTTGATTATTTTGATGGGATTATTATTAATGCTAGGGCAGTTAAATGCCTTGTCAGGAATTCTTGGATAA